In Nymphaea colorata isolate Beijing-Zhang1983 chromosome 5, ASM883128v2, whole genome shotgun sequence, one genomic interval encodes:
- the LOC116254328 gene encoding calcium-dependent protein kinase 13 isoform X2, which yields MGNCCRSPAAAAREEVHIKSGHPHDHHGGGKKVGGAANSKKLTVLSGNVKEGIEDKYVVDRELGRGEFGITYLCIDKDSRELLACKTISKRKLRTAVDIEDVRREVAIMNHLPKDSNIVSLKEAREDDNAVHLVMELCEGGELFDRIVARGHYTERAAAAVAKTIVEVVQLCHKHGVIHRDLKPENFLFANKKENSPLKAIDFGLSIFFKPGERFSEIVGSPYYMAPEVLKRNYGPEIDIWSAGVILYILLCGVPPFWAESEQGVAQAILRGLIDFKREPWPSISDNAKNLVRQMLEPDPQRRLTAKQVLEHPWLQNAKKAPNIPLGDGVKTRLKQFSMMNRFKRRALRVIADHLSIEEVEDVKEMFRMMDTDNDGAVSHEELKAGLHKFGSQLAESEVQILMEASEELLITTSDWLKPICRLNFRDVWESEG from the exons ATGGGCAACTGCTGCCGATCTCCGGCTGCGGCCGCAAGGGAGGAAGTCCATATTAAGTCTGGCCATCCCCATGACCATCATGGCGGTGGGAAGAAGGTTGGTGGTGCTGCCAACAGCAAGAAATTGACCGTTTTGAGTGGGAACGTGAAGGAAGGGATTGAGGACAAGTATGTCGTCGACCGGGAGTTGGGGCGCGGGGAATTTGGGATAACCTACCTCTGCATTGATAAGGACTCGAGGGAATTGCTCGCCTGCAAGACGATCTCGAAGCGCAAGCTTCGGACGGCGGTGGACATTGAAGATGTAAGAAGGGAGGTGGCAATCATGAATCATCTCCCCAAGGACTCCAACATTGTCAGCTTAAAGGAGGCGCGGGAGGACGACAATGCAGTTCATTTGGTGATGGAGTTATGCGAGGGTGGGGAGCTCTTCGATCGTATTGTAGCCAGAGGACATTATACGGAGAGGGCCGCCGCTGCCGTTGCCAAGACGATCGTGGAGGTTGTTCAG CTTTGCCACAAGCATGGGGTTATACATCGAGACCTTAAACCAGAGAATTTTTTGTTCGCGAACAAGAAGGAGAATTCCCCTCTAAAGGCAATTGATTTCGGCTTGTCCATATTCTTCAAACCTG GTGAAAGGTTCTCCGAGATTGTTGGGAGTCCATACTACATGGCACCTGAGGTACTTAAGCGGAACTACGGCCCAGAGATAGATATCTGGAGTGCAGGAGTTATCCTCTACATATTACTATGTGGCGTCCCGCCATTTTGGGCAG AATCGGAACAAGGAGTTGCGCAGGCTATTCTTCGTGGCCTTattgattttaagagagaacCATGGCCTTCCATATCAGATAATGCGAAGAATTTGGTCCGGCAGATGTTGGAACCTGATCCACAGCGTAGACTAACTGCAAAGCAAGTTCTCG AACATCCTTGGTTGCAAAATGCTAAAAAAGCACCAAACATACCTCTTGGAGATGGTGTAAAGACTAGGCTTAAACAGTTTTCTATGATGAACAGATTCAAGAGAAGAGCATTGAGG GTAATTGCTGATCATTTATCCATTGAAGAAGTAGAAGATGTCAAAGAGATGTTTAGGATGATGGACACAGACAATGATGGTGCTGTATCACATGAAGAACTCAAGGCAGGGCTTCATAAATTTGGTTCTCAGCTTGCAGAGTCTGAAGTCCAGATTCTAATGGAAGCT AGTGAGGAACTCTTAATCACTACGTCAGATTGGTTGAAGCCCATTTGCCGCCTCAATTTTCGCGATGTCTGGGAATCCGAGGGATGA